A single genomic interval of Streptosporangium album harbors:
- a CDS encoding vWA domain-containing protein, producing the protein MAAEGPRDAVDALAGSVQPYLIGVRHHSPALAAAVPALLDAAGAEVVCVELPADFQPWLVHLADPATRAPVALAGTTEDGGLGFYPFADFSPELAAVRWARERGAEVLCCDLPLSAPGWSTRGPEQPRPAPAGDSGSGHAPTGTAISRGNAFADALTASCTGREGDDMWDRVVEVLAPGCPPESVRRAALGVGWALRQDAEGSGGVPPRDLAREACMREVLAGAAAGGRRVAAVVGAFHAPALPGTPAYDVGASAHDSDGPADTSSVPHSPGVLTTPPAGDGPPPSTSLVPYSFDLLDSRSGYPAGIRDPRWQQAIFTAGGDPEKIRDAAARAITDLCRELRATGHTAGTGEAAETLRLACDLARLRGLPAPGRGELLEAVTSVLGQGEPLGRGRALARSLEAVLVGTERGRTAPATPRSGLGPAVEAELATLRLPCPDNPGSRDIRLDPLRSDLDRRREILLQRLLVCGIRYGVPAEVAGTGDGAALTTRWELSWTPSAAAMLDLVGARGVTAGLAAAGTLRETFRRESAEGGPTCELVLANLRGAAVCDLPDLVADRLTDAAAVLPATAGLPDLLRGLDLLEALRREHIPGTTPETREQAAQLAGTLLEAAVRTLPGLAGSDQTDDAAALIALVTRASEHRLGLHMDDALGTLVRTGSPLMQGAALAARVLLGLDTPPTLGTRIAGWVDTATGPDGRRRLSHLLTGLLTAAGPLLQSAAAVLDPLLDRVDALTDRDFLDRLPALRGGFDTLAPAGRDRLLQAVADRVGDRLDLALSAPPAILALWAAADAAGLAALNALRLPVPGRRPVAPDVPDVPGPDHRSTPDADVGETGPRRLAPADRWRLLLGREAGRLPADARRYAYALDELYGAGRGEGAADIERGPGSRPGEGGGQGMSFPTAREWAQELDVLFGTEVREEVLGRAADNGRSDVLTVLDPDTVRPSVELLTSVLSLAGGLPEQQLSRLRPLVRRLVAELARELATRLRPALTGLSTPRPTRRPGGRLNLPATIRANLTHTRRTADGGILLIPERPVFGARVRNEADWRLIFVVDVSGSMEASVIWSALTAAVLGGVPTLSTHFLAFSTQVIDLTDRVADPLSLLLDVRVGGGTHIAAGLAHARSLVTVPSRTLVVVVSDFEEGYPLGGLLGEVRSLVSSGVRLLGCAALDGGGAPRYSVPVAQQLVAAGMPVAALSPLALARWVGDRLRGEAR; encoded by the coding sequence GTGGCCGCGGAGGGTCCCCGGGACGCGGTGGACGCCCTCGCCGGCTCCGTCCAGCCGTATCTGATCGGCGTGCGTCACCACAGCCCCGCGCTGGCGGCGGCCGTCCCGGCGCTGCTGGACGCCGCCGGGGCCGAGGTGGTCTGCGTCGAACTGCCCGCCGACTTCCAGCCGTGGCTGGTGCACCTGGCGGATCCGGCCACCCGCGCGCCGGTCGCCCTCGCCGGGACGACCGAGGACGGCGGGCTCGGGTTCTATCCCTTCGCCGACTTCTCACCCGAGCTGGCGGCCGTCCGCTGGGCCCGGGAACGCGGGGCCGAGGTGCTCTGCTGCGACCTGCCGCTGTCGGCTCCGGGCTGGTCCACGCGCGGCCCGGAACAGCCCCGTCCGGCGCCGGCCGGTGACTCCGGGAGCGGGCACGCCCCGACCGGCACGGCGATCTCGAGGGGGAACGCCTTCGCCGACGCCCTCACCGCCTCCTGCACGGGCCGGGAGGGGGACGACATGTGGGACCGCGTCGTGGAGGTGCTCGCCCCCGGATGTCCGCCCGAGTCGGTACGCCGGGCCGCGCTGGGCGTGGGGTGGGCGTTGCGCCAGGACGCGGAGGGCTCGGGCGGAGTGCCGCCCAGGGACCTGGCACGCGAGGCGTGCATGCGCGAGGTACTGGCCGGAGCCGCCGCGGGCGGCCGGCGTGTCGCCGCGGTGGTCGGTGCCTTCCACGCCCCGGCCCTGCCGGGCACGCCGGCATATGACGTCGGCGCGTCGGCACACGACTCCGACGGCCCGGCAGACACTTCGAGCGTGCCGCACAGCCCCGGCGTGCTCACCACACCGCCCGCCGGCGACGGACCCCCGCCCTCCACCTCGCTCGTCCCCTACTCCTTCGACCTGCTCGACTCCCGATCCGGCTACCCGGCCGGTATCCGCGATCCGCGCTGGCAGCAGGCGATCTTCACCGCCGGAGGCGATCCCGAGAAGATCCGGGACGCCGCCGCCCGCGCGATCACCGACCTGTGCCGGGAACTGCGCGCGACCGGCCACACGGCCGGCACGGGGGAGGCCGCGGAGACCCTGCGCCTCGCCTGCGATCTGGCCCGGCTCCGAGGGCTGCCCGCGCCGGGCCGCGGCGAACTCCTGGAGGCGGTGACGTCCGTGCTCGGGCAGGGCGAGCCCCTGGGACGCGGCCGGGCGCTCGCCCGTTCCCTCGAAGCGGTCCTCGTCGGCACCGAGCGCGGCAGGACGGCACCGGCGACACCCCGTTCCGGGCTCGGTCCCGCGGTCGAGGCCGAACTCGCGACGTTGCGACTGCCCTGCCCGGACAACCCCGGTTCCCGTGACATCCGTCTCGACCCGCTCCGTTCCGACCTGGACCGCCGCCGCGAGATCCTGCTCCAGCGCCTGCTGGTGTGCGGGATCAGGTACGGCGTGCCGGCCGAAGTGGCGGGGACGGGCGACGGGGCCGCGCTCACCACCCGGTGGGAGCTCTCGTGGACCCCTTCCGCCGCGGCCATGCTCGACCTGGTGGGCGCACGCGGCGTCACCGCCGGCCTGGCGGCGGCGGGCACGTTGCGGGAGACCTTCCGCCGTGAGTCCGCGGAGGGCGGGCCCACCTGCGAACTGGTCCTCGCGAACCTGCGCGGGGCGGCCGTCTGCGACCTGCCCGACCTGGTCGCCGACCGCCTCACGGACGCCGCCGCCGTACTCCCCGCCACCGCGGGACTCCCCGACCTCCTCCGCGGACTCGACCTGCTGGAGGCGCTCCGCCGGGAGCACATCCCCGGCACCACGCCGGAGACCCGCGAACAGGCCGCCCAACTGGCCGGCACCCTGCTGGAGGCGGCCGTCCGCACGCTGCCCGGCCTGGCCGGCAGCGACCAGACGGACGACGCGGCCGCCCTGATCGCGCTCGTCACCCGGGCGAGTGAGCATCGGCTGGGGCTGCACATGGACGACGCGCTGGGCACCCTCGTGCGTACCGGCTCGCCTCTCATGCAGGGGGCCGCGCTGGCGGCCCGGGTCCTGCTCGGGCTGGACACCCCGCCCACCCTGGGAACCCGTATCGCCGGGTGGGTCGACACCGCCACCGGCCCGGACGGCCGTCGCCGCCTGTCGCACCTGCTCACCGGCCTGCTCACCGCCGCGGGACCGCTCCTGCAGTCGGCCGCGGCGGTCCTCGACCCGCTGCTGGACCGGGTCGACGCTCTCACCGACCGGGACTTCCTGGACCGCCTGCCGGCGCTGCGCGGTGGTTTCGACACGCTCGCTCCGGCAGGCCGCGACCGCCTGCTCCAGGCGGTGGCCGACCGTGTCGGCGACCGGCTCGATCTGGCGTTGAGCGCCCCGCCCGCGATCCTCGCCCTCTGGGCCGCCGCGGACGCCGCCGGCCTGGCCGCGCTGAACGCTCTGCGTCTCCCCGTGCCCGGCCGCCGTCCTGTGGCTCCCGACGTCCCCGACGTCCCCGGGCCGGACCACCGGAGCACGCCCGACGCGGACGTCGGCGAGACCGGTCCTCGACGGCTCGCTCCAGCCGACCGGTGGCGCCTGCTGCTCGGCAGGGAGGCCGGACGGCTCCCCGCCGACGCCCGGCGCTACGCCTACGCATTGGACGAGCTGTACGGAGCGGGGCGGGGAGAGGGGGCCGCCGACATCGAGCGGGGACCGGGTTCCCGGCCGGGCGAGGGCGGCGGCCAGGGGATGTCCTTCCCCACGGCCCGCGAGTGGGCGCAGGAACTCGACGTCCTGTTCGGGACGGAGGTGCGTGAGGAGGTGCTGGGCCGGGCTGCCGACAACGGGCGGTCCGACGTGCTGACCGTACTCGACCCGGACACGGTGCGTCCGTCCGTCGAGCTGCTGACCTCGGTGCTCTCCCTGGCGGGCGGGTTGCCGGAACAGCAGCTCTCCCGGCTGCGGCCGCTCGTCCGCCGCCTGGTCGCCGAGCTCGCCCGTGAGCTCGCCACCCGGCTGCGTCCCGCGCTGACCGGACTGTCGACGCCGCGTCCCACCCGCCGCCCCGGCGGCCGGCTCAACCTGCCCGCCACGATCCGGGCCAACCTGACGCACACGCGCCGGACCGCCGACGGCGGGATCCTCCTCATTCCGGAACGGCCCGTCTTCGGCGCCCGGGTCCGCAATGAGGCCGACTGGCGGCTGATCTTCGTGGTCGACGTGTCCGGCTCGATGGAGGCCTCGGTGATCTGGTCGGCGCTGACCGCGGCCGTCCTGGGGGGCGTGCCCACCCTCTCCACCCACTTCCTCGCCTTCTCCACCCAGGTGATCGACCTGACGGACCGGGTCGCCGACCCGTTGTCCCTCCTGCTCGACGTGCGGGTCGGCGGCGGCACCCACATCGCCGCGGGGCTCGCCCACGCGCGCTCCCTGGTCACCGTGCCGAGCCGGACACTCGTCGTGGTGGTCAGCGACTTCGAGGAGGGGTACCCCCTCGGGGGACTGCTCGGAGAGGTCCGCTCCCTTGTCTCCTCCGGCGTACGCCTGCTGGGCTGCGCCGCCCTGGACGGCGGGGGTGCCCCGCGTTACTCGGTGCCCGTCGCCCAGCAGCTCGTCGCGGCCGGCATGCCCGTCGCCGCGCTCAGCCCCCTCGCCCTCGCCCGATGGGTGGGCGACCGCCTCCGAGGAGAAGCCCGTTGA
- a CDS encoding RNA-guided endonuclease InsQ/TnpB family protein: MKLVVRVKLLPTPEQAAALEATLRAVNDAATWVSTLAHNQRVFRDYDLRKHAYGQIKDRYGLAAQAAQHVIKKVTDAYATLHANLRNGNVGKPGSARRERVQAKPIVFRPSAAQPFDDRCLSWQMDARTVSIWTTWGRMKSVAFTASADQLKTLAAYRKGESDLVYRDGMWFLIATCDLPDVPVTDPDGFLGVDLGIADIATTDDGTHHSGKGLNAVRHRDRELRRRLQRKNTKSAKRLLKKRRRKEARFAADTNHTIAKRIVTEATRTGQGIALEDLQGIRDRVRLRKPQRVTLHSWSFHRLGRFIAYKAARAGVALVYVDPAYTSQGCSACGHVDKKNRPDQETFLCTSCGFAEHADVNAARNIAARGVTSWAVSHAA, encoded by the coding sequence ATGAAGCTGGTGGTGCGGGTCAAGCTCCTGCCGACGCCTGAGCAGGCGGCGGCGCTGGAGGCGACTCTACGCGCGGTCAACGACGCGGCCACCTGGGTCTCGACGCTCGCCCACAACCAGCGGGTATTCCGCGATTACGACCTGCGCAAGCACGCCTACGGGCAGATCAAGGACAGGTACGGGCTGGCGGCTCAGGCCGCGCAGCATGTCATCAAGAAGGTCACCGACGCCTACGCCACGCTGCACGCCAATCTCCGCAACGGCAATGTGGGCAAGCCCGGCTCCGCGCGGCGCGAGCGGGTCCAGGCCAAGCCGATCGTCTTTCGCCCCAGCGCGGCCCAGCCGTTCGACGACCGCTGTCTGTCCTGGCAGATGGACGCGCGGACGGTGTCGATCTGGACCACCTGGGGGCGGATGAAGAGCGTGGCGTTCACCGCCTCGGCCGATCAGCTCAAGACGTTGGCCGCCTACCGCAAGGGCGAATCGGACCTCGTATACCGCGATGGCATGTGGTTCCTCATCGCTACCTGCGACCTGCCGGATGTGCCGGTCACCGACCCGGACGGGTTCCTCGGCGTGGATCTGGGCATCGCCGACATCGCCACCACCGACGACGGCACTCATCACTCGGGTAAAGGGCTGAACGCGGTCCGCCACCGCGACCGGGAACTGCGTCGCCGATTGCAGCGTAAGAACACCAAATCCGCGAAACGGCTGCTGAAGAAACGCCGCCGCAAAGAAGCGCGTTTCGCCGCCGACACCAACCACACCATTGCCAAACGCATCGTGACCGAGGCGACACGCACCGGGCAAGGTATCGCCCTGGAAGATCTCCAGGGCATCCGCGACCGGGTACGGCTCCGTAAGCCCCAGCGGGTCACGCTGCATTCGTGGAGCTTCCACCGGCTCGGCCGGTTCATCGCCTACAAGGCGGCCCGTGCCGGTGTCGCTCTGGTCTACGTGGACCCGGCCTACACCTCGCAAGGCTGCTCGGCCTGCGGGCACGTGGACAAGAAGAACCGGCCCGACCAGGAAACCTTTCTCTGTACGTCGTGCGGCTTCGCTGAGCACGCCGACGTCAACGCAGCTCGTAACATCGCCGCACGCGGTGTCACAAGCTGGGCAGTGAGTCACGCTGCCTGA
- a CDS encoding SWIM zinc finger family protein, whose amino-acid sequence MEPHVAAAAVEDLTPRLRKKLDAAVERCTGLPVTADGQAVRVSWGEDAVVTLEPGPSGAITDPGAARCSCLLAPRCLHRAAVLSTCPIADPGADTGTDTDPDPGSGLGAEPEPAARTDGGTGPDATDGETVTTGGEPTAAQVAAAAELWGAAAAVLVGGVTGAGAVPQAELLRAAHTARLAGLPRAEAEALRVVRGLQAARAHHDGHRLTDLVSALGELLLTTGRLAAADPDPALVGTVRRAYRQGDGLRVHGVCREPVISATGYAGVVTHLVAEDGRWFSVADVRPGGPARACAAATAVVALGAAALNHAQLARGGLLISGTTISADGRLGAGRSVRANPVAGLPWSAGPLAALFARPLGEVADERLSGNIWNGAAEGPGQPVGCDLVIVGAEGDRVLARELPPMAGPEGPLIRLVAADSHPDLAHVANLRRLASRPGLRVRVIGRLDPSRASTLRPLAVGPVPGAEPTLRLPAEWLGRADLGYDRLQGSHLPSRDACPPEQGSAGADTDPLAGSPLWRVRRLVELAVSGGRWAVAESARGGDLLAQRGPLRRAGFETAAELITELTAEAGRRARDVFGRLVDADGDRYARAWLAAVVHLEATERALVQASWHGGHAP is encoded by the coding sequence GTGGAACCACATGTAGCCGCCGCGGCGGTGGAGGATCTCACGCCCCGGTTGCGTAAGAAGCTGGACGCGGCGGTCGAACGCTGCACCGGGCTCCCCGTCACCGCCGATGGGCAGGCCGTCCGCGTGAGCTGGGGAGAGGACGCGGTGGTCACGCTTGAGCCGGGCCCGTCGGGCGCGATCACCGACCCCGGCGCGGCGCGGTGCAGCTGCCTGCTGGCCCCGCGCTGCCTGCACCGCGCGGCCGTGCTCAGCACCTGCCCCATCGCGGATCCAGGCGCGGACACGGGTACGGACACCGACCCGGATCCGGGTTCGGGACTCGGTGCCGAGCCCGAACCCGCCGCGCGGACGGACGGCGGTACCGGCCCCGATGCGACGGATGGTGAGACCGTCACCACGGGCGGGGAGCCCACCGCCGCGCAGGTGGCGGCGGCGGCCGAGCTGTGGGGCGCCGCCGCGGCCGTGCTCGTGGGCGGGGTGACCGGCGCCGGCGCGGTGCCCCAGGCCGAACTGCTCCGCGCGGCCCACACCGCCCGGCTGGCAGGCCTGCCCAGGGCCGAGGCCGAGGCGCTGCGCGTGGTCCGCGGCCTGCAGGCCGCCCGCGCGCACCACGACGGCCACCGTCTCACCGACCTGGTCTCCGCACTGGGCGAACTCCTGCTGACCACCGGCAGGCTCGCCGCCGCCGACCCCGATCCGGCCCTGGTGGGAACCGTACGCCGCGCGTATCGGCAGGGCGACGGACTTCGGGTTCACGGGGTCTGCCGGGAACCGGTGATCAGCGCCACCGGCTACGCCGGGGTGGTCACCCATCTCGTCGCGGAGGACGGCCGCTGGTTCTCCGTCGCGGACGTCAGACCCGGCGGGCCGGCCCGCGCCTGCGCCGCCGCCACCGCCGTGGTCGCGCTGGGCGCGGCCGCCCTGAACCACGCCCAGCTGGCCCGCGGCGGGTTGCTGATCTCCGGCACGACGATCTCAGCCGACGGCCGTCTCGGAGCCGGCCGGAGCGTGCGCGCCAATCCCGTCGCCGGCCTGCCCTGGTCGGCCGGGCCACTGGCCGCCCTGTTCGCCCGCCCGCTCGGCGAGGTGGCCGACGAGAGGCTCTCGGGAAACATCTGGAACGGGGCCGCCGAGGGACCGGGACAGCCGGTCGGATGCGACCTGGTGATCGTCGGCGCCGAGGGAGACCGGGTGCTCGCCCGGGAGCTGCCACCCATGGCAGGGCCGGAGGGGCCGCTGATCCGGCTCGTGGCGGCCGATTCCCACCCCGACCTGGCCCATGTCGCCAACCTGCGGCGGCTCGCGTCCCGGCCGGGCCTGCGGGTGCGGGTGATCGGCAGGCTGGATCCCAGCCGGGCGTCCACCCTGCGCCCGCTCGCGGTCGGGCCGGTCCCGGGTGCGGAACCGACGCTCCGCCTGCCCGCGGAGTGGCTGGGCCGCGCCGACCTCGGATACGACCGCCTGCAAGGTTCCCATCTCCCCTCGCGCGACGCGTGCCCGCCAGAGCAGGGGAGCGCCGGGGCGGATACGGATCCGCTGGCCGGATCGCCCCTGTGGCGGGTACGCCGCCTGGTGGAGCTGGCCGTCTCCGGCGGCCGGTGGGCGGTCGCCGAGTCCGCGCGCGGCGGCGACCTCCTCGCCCAGCGAGGCCCGCTCCGCCGCGCCGGGTTCGAGACGGCCGCCGAGCTGATCACCGAGCTCACCGCGGAGGCCGGCCGCCGCGCCCGCGACGTCTTCGGGCGTCTGGTGGACGCCGACGGCGACCGCTACGCCCGGGCGTGGCTCGCCGCCGTGGTCCACCTTGAGGCCACCGAACGCGCTCTGGTCCAGGCGTCCTGGCACGGTGGCCACGCACCCTGA
- a CDS encoding DUF72 domain-containing protein: MMRVGTSGWQYADWRGVLYPPGLPQRLWLERYGECFETVENNNTFYRLPARRTFEDWRDRTPDTFVMAVKASRFLTHVKRLKDPEEPVGRLLAAAEGLGAKLGPVLLQLPPTLTADPVRLDACLRCFPSHVRVAVEPRHVSWWSDPVREVLSAHGAALCWADRLGRPRTPLWRTADWAYLRFHEGRAAPWPAYGDGALRSWLRRLGESWDERRDVYVYFNNDPGGAAVRNAARYARLAHAEGWPVSRAPARLPAPHPDGPPA, encoded by the coding sequence ATGATGCGGGTGGGGACGTCCGGCTGGCAGTACGCCGACTGGCGCGGGGTGCTGTATCCCCCCGGACTGCCTCAGCGGCTCTGGCTGGAGCGGTACGGCGAGTGCTTCGAGACGGTTGAGAACAACAACACCTTCTACCGGCTGCCGGCCCGCCGGACGTTCGAGGACTGGAGGGATCGGACCCCGGACACGTTCGTGATGGCGGTCAAGGCGAGCCGCTTCCTCACCCACGTCAAACGGCTGAAGGACCCCGAGGAGCCCGTCGGACGTCTGCTGGCGGCGGCCGAGGGCCTGGGGGCCAAGCTCGGACCGGTCCTCCTGCAGCTCCCGCCGACGTTGACGGCCGATCCCGTACGGCTCGACGCGTGCCTGCGCTGTTTCCCCTCCCATGTGCGCGTCGCCGTCGAGCCGCGGCACGTGTCCTGGTGGAGCGATCCCGTCCGTGAGGTGCTCTCGGCCCACGGCGCGGCCCTGTGCTGGGCCGACCGGCTGGGCCGCCCGCGGACGCCCCTGTGGCGGACCGCCGACTGGGCCTACCTGCGCTTCCATGAGGGGCGAGCCGCCCCCTGGCCCGCGTACGGCGACGGCGCGCTCCGCTCCTGGCTGCGCCGCCTGGGCGAGTCGTGGGATGAGCGCCGCGACGTCTACGTCTACTTCAACAACGACCCGGGTGGGGCGGCGGTGCGCAACGCCGCCCGGTACGCGAGGCTCGCGCACGCCGAGGGGTGGCCGGTGAGCCGCGCACCTGCCCGGCTCCCGGCACCTCACCCCGACGGCCCTCCGGCGTGA
- a CDS encoding class I SAM-dependent DNA methyltransferase, whose protein sequence is MTETSRLHAIRASYDTVAVDYAKLLSTELADKPLDRAMLAAFAGLVQATGAGPVADLGCGPGRVTAHLDSLGLSVFGIDLSPAMVEVARRTYPSLRFDEGSMTALDLKDGLLGGIIAWYSTVHTPLEELPVMFAEFHRVLAPGGHLLLAFKVGDERVRLERAYGHAVALDVYRFPPDRVAELLSQAGLNEVARLVREPDEIEKTSQAFLLVRKPEVVAVR, encoded by the coding sequence ATGACCGAGACCTCACGCCTGCACGCCATCCGGGCGTCCTACGACACCGTCGCCGTCGACTACGCCAAACTCCTCAGCACCGAACTCGCGGACAAGCCCCTGGACCGTGCGATGCTTGCCGCGTTCGCCGGACTCGTGCAGGCCACCGGCGCCGGGCCGGTCGCCGATCTCGGCTGCGGGCCCGGCCGCGTGACAGCACACCTCGACTCTCTCGGGCTGAGCGTCTTCGGCATCGACCTGTCCCCGGCGATGGTCGAGGTGGCCCGGCGGACATACCCGAGTCTGCGGTTCGACGAGGGTTCGATGACGGCCCTGGACCTGAAAGACGGACTGCTCGGCGGCATCATCGCCTGGTATTCCACCGTCCACACCCCGCTGGAGGAGTTGCCGGTGATGTTCGCCGAGTTCCACCGGGTCCTGGCCCCGGGCGGCCACCTGCTGCTCGCCTTCAAGGTCGGCGACGAGCGTGTGCGCCTGGAGCGGGCGTACGGCCACGCGGTAGCGCTCGACGTCTACCGGTTCCCGCCCGACCGCGTCGCCGAGCTGTTGAGCCAGGCCGGACTCAACGAGGTCGCACGGCTGGTGCGCGAGCCCGATGAGATCGAGAAGACCTCGCAGGCATTCCTTCTGGTCCGCAAGCCGGAGGTGGTAGCCGTCAGATAG
- a CDS encoding RidA family protein yields the protein MTHIDFSTPPTLPPTNGYSHVATVSPNSRLVWTSGQVPIAVDGTPAAAGDWEAQTRLVMRNVGAALEAGGATWDDVFKLTIYVVDTSALPVIRAVRDEFVNLERPPTSSLVQVAGLFRPDILVEIEAVAAVPAA from the coding sequence ATGACACACATAGATTTCAGCACTCCCCCGACGCTGCCGCCGACCAACGGCTACAGCCATGTCGCCACCGTCTCGCCGAACAGCAGACTCGTCTGGACCTCGGGCCAGGTCCCGATCGCCGTGGACGGGACGCCTGCCGCCGCCGGTGACTGGGAGGCGCAGACACGCCTGGTCATGCGGAACGTCGGAGCCGCTCTCGAAGCCGGTGGCGCCACCTGGGACGACGTCTTCAAGCTGACGATCTACGTCGTCGATACCTCGGCGCTGCCCGTCATCCGGGCCGTCCGCGACGAGTTCGTCAACCTGGAGAGGCCGCCGACGAGCTCGCTCGTGCAGGTCGCTGGCCTCTTCCGGCCCGACATCCTGGTCGAGATCGAGGCGGTGGCGGCGGTCCCCGCGGCCTGA
- a CDS encoding DUF6400 family protein, whose protein sequence is MTKDSSAHPDFEFDLTFDETRRRAAVIAALGTGWDPPAVMRGEEEAYDLLYSDLDEHQQETYDMLVASGVLPRRRPDRAAD, encoded by the coding sequence ATGACCAAGGACAGCAGCGCACACCCCGACTTCGAGTTCGACCTCACCTTCGACGAGACCCGCCGCCGCGCCGCGGTCATCGCGGCCCTCGGGACGGGGTGGGATCCGCCGGCGGTGATGCGGGGCGAGGAGGAGGCCTACGACCTGCTCTACTCCGATCTCGACGAGCACCAGCAGGAGACCTACGACATGCTCGTGGCCTCCGGCGTCCTCCCGCGAAGGAGGCCGGACCGTGCTGCCGATTGA
- a CDS encoding extracellular catalytic domain type 1 short-chain-length polyhydroxyalkanoate depolymerase, translating to MSLADRRALLGLSGLVGTALTAAPAQAASLVQVGSFGGNPGNLAMYSYRPDGLASGRPLVVLLHGCTQNASGYFSNSGWRKYADQSGFALVVPQTSSSNNSSSCFNWFETGDTTRGQGEAASIRAMVSYAVANYGTDPSRVYVTGLSAGGAMSAVMPATYPAAPR from the coding sequence GTGTCCCTGGCCGACCGCCGCGCCCTGCTCGGGCTCTCCGGCCTGGTCGGCACGGCCCTGACCGCGGCTCCCGCGCAGGCGGCGTCACTGGTCCAGGTCGGCTCGTTCGGCGGCAACCCCGGCAACCTCGCCATGTACAGCTACCGCCCCGACGGCCTGGCCAGTGGTCGCCCGCTCGTTGTGCTGCTGCACGGCTGCACGCAGAACGCCAGCGGATACTTCTCCAACTCGGGATGGCGCAAGTACGCCGACCAGTCGGGCTTCGCCCTCGTGGTGCCGCAGACCAGCAGTTCCAACAACTCGTCGAGCTGCTTCAACTGGTTCGAGACCGGTGACACCACCCGCGGTCAGGGGGAGGCGGCCTCGATCCGTGCCATGGTGAGCTACGCGGTCGCCAACTACGGGACCGATCCCTCGCGCGTCTACGTCACCGGCCTGTCGGCGGGCGGGGCCATGTCGGCGGTCATGCCGGCCACCTACCCGGCGGCACCTCGCTGA
- the tnpA gene encoding IS200/IS605 family transposase, with the protein MSPRWGPNPDIRRGRAVVHNLHAHLVFTPKYRRGVFTDEILRRCEDIMIEVCDSFGAELVEFNGEEDHVHLLVHHPPKVALSTLVNSLKGVSARLLRKEYPAHIRKYLWGGHFWSPSYFAASCGGAPLSIIKEYIENQKRPG; encoded by the coding sequence ATGTCACCGAGATGGGGACCGAATCCCGACATCCGCCGAGGCCGTGCCGTGGTCCACAACCTGCACGCCCACTTGGTCTTCACCCCAAAGTATCGGCGAGGTGTGTTCACCGACGAGATTCTGCGTCGCTGCGAAGACATCATGATCGAGGTGTGCGACAGTTTCGGGGCGGAGCTGGTCGAGTTCAACGGCGAGGAAGATCACGTGCACCTGCTCGTGCACCACCCACCCAAAGTCGCCCTCTCGACGCTGGTAAACAGCCTCAAGGGCGTGTCTGCCCGGCTACTGCGCAAGGAGTATCCGGCACATATCCGTAAGTATCTGTGGGGCGGGCATTTCTGGTCGCCGTCGTACTTCGCCGCCTCCTGCGGCGGCGCACCCCTATCGATCATCAAGGAGTACATCGAAAACCAGAAACGTCCGGGCTGA
- a CDS encoding ARMT1-like domain-containing protein, which yields MIGPLEETAHDRELWRSWDRGHVGQRWYDAPFLWAESYFYRRLLTAVGYFEPGPWRGIDPFEPFKQAELLGEGVDAELRALEDLPAMPAGERARTLLQRALWGRCSCMSSPRRTTSRTPCPPTSSAACGG from the coding sequence GTGATCGGCCCCCTGGAGGAGACCGCGCACGACCGTGAGCTCTGGCGGAGCTGGGATAGGGGCCATGTCGGGCAGCGGTGGTACGACGCCCCGTTCCTGTGGGCGGAGAGCTACTTCTACCGCAGGCTGCTGACCGCGGTCGGATACTTCGAACCGGGGCCGTGGCGGGGCATCGACCCGTTCGAGCCCTTCAAACAGGCCGAACTGCTCGGCGAGGGGGTCGACGCCGAGCTCCGCGCCCTTGAGGACCTGCCCGCCATGCCCGCCGGGGAGCGGGCTCGGACGCTGCTCCAGCGAGCGCTCTGGGGGAGGTGCTCCTGCATGTCAAGCCCACGCCGTACTACGTCTCGGACGCCGTGCCCGCCGACGTCCTCGGCTGCGTGCGGCGGCTGA